In Chloroflexota bacterium, the genomic stretch CACGCGGGCGGGCAGCATGGCTGAGCCCGCGCTCGACCCGCGCCGCACGGCGCTCCTCCTCTTCGACATGCTGAAGGTCTACGCCTGCGACGCGGACGGGAGGGTCCGACCGGAGGCGGAGAGCCAGGTTGCCGCGTGCAGGCGCATGCTGGACGCCGTGCGCGCGCTCTCGGTGCCCGTCTTCTACGCCATCGCCGACCATCGGCCGGACGGCGCGGACTGGGCCGTCGCCCGCACGGACACGAACGCCGATCGGTTCGTCGACGTCGCCGCGGCGCGCCGCCTGAAGCCGGCCGCCGTCCGCGGCTCCACGGGCGCCGACGTCATCGACGAGCTGGCGCCCCGGGAGGGTGACTACCTGATTCGGAAGCACCGGTGGAGCGCGTTCCTCGGCACCCACCTCCAGCTCAGCCTGCGGACGCCGGGCATCGACACGATCTGCATCGCGGGTGGCTCGACCGACGTCGGCG encodes the following:
- a CDS encoding cysteine hydrolase, translated to MAEPALDPRRTALLLFDMLKVYACDADGRVRPEAESQVAACRRMLDAVRALSVPVFYAIADHRPDGADWAVARTDTNADRFVDVAAARRLKPAAVRGSTGADVIDELAPREGDYLIRKHRWSAFLGTHLQLSLRTPGIDTICIAGGSTDVGVAATAYAARDHDFNVVVLRDGCRASRPEVDAFFMEHVFPRLGRVRTVDETIALLRAGHTGSRQ